The sequence TTTCGGGAAACCCCGAGAACGAGTAGGTTGGTGCTGTTTCTGTGGGGGTCGTCGAGAAATTGATCTGTGTGGTGAGTAATTCCGGGTTTAAATACTGTCCCGGGTCAATCATGCTAGCGACCCATAATCCAATAATGGCCGCGATTGCAGTAGTAAAGACAAAGTAGCCAGCCACCACAAACCCCAAGCGACGCAATTGTTCAATACTTTCGCTTGCCGCGAGTCCGCGAATAATAGAGGCAAAAACCAGAGGAATAACCATCATTTGAATGGCTGCAATAAACAATTGCCCCGGAAAAGCCATCCAGCTGCCGATTACTGCGCCGGTAGCTGGTTTAACCCAGCCCACAGAGGGGCCGATAAGAATACCAACCAGCATCCCTGCAAACATTGCAATCAGGACTTTCAACCATAAGCGTTTTTCAACAAAGCGGGATAACGTGCCACTCAAGTGTTTTAGTGATCGGGGATACAGGGTTGAGAGCGTTGATTTCAAAAGTGTATTGTTGGACATTTCCGTTTCTCGCCGGTTAAGACTGTCGAATGCGTATAAGATTTTGACTGATAAATATTAGAGTCTTATTACTGATTGCTGACTTTGTTTCAAATCAGAGAGTTTTTAATAATCTCTTTTCCACTTGAGCTCAACACCTTCGATACCGGTTTCTCCACCGGTAGAACTTTCAATATTCAGGTTGGGTGTCAGCTCAATCTGTATATTGCCTTTCCAGGGTTGCGAGGGGTTAGGGGTTCGCTCCAGCTCAAGGTAAACTTTCTCATTAATGTATTTACCTACGCCTACGTTAAGGCCGCTTTCTCCACTTTCAGTTTTTTCGGTGCCCACAGAGAGGCTGTCTACGCGCAGAATATCCCGAGTGGTGCCAATAGGGTCGAAGGAGCCATTGTTGCCATTGCGCAATTTCTGAACAGCATTTGCCAGCTGTATGGCCTCAAATGGTGTGATTTTTTGCAGCGATTTCCCAAAAATCACGAAGGCGAGAATTTCATCCTGGGCCATCGCGGGAATTGCCGATAGCGATAGCCTGAAGTCGCCATTGGAGCCGGTCAGTTCGGCTCTGACTTGCTGTCCATTCTTTTTATATATACCAGGAATATAAAGGGAGATGGCATTGTTCGCAAAATTTACACTACCCTGTTCCAGCTTGAATTTCTTGCCAAAAACCTCAAAAACACCGCGCACGGTTCTGAATTCGCCATCGTAATGAGGGTTTTGCAAATTTCCCTTTATGGCAATTTTGCCCTCCAGTTCCGCTTCCAGGCCTCGGCCCCGTAGGTAAGCCTGTTGATTAGCGGCGATCAGAAGGTCCAGGCTGACGTCTGGCAAGTTGAGTTTTTCCGATACAGTGGCAGTCGGTTGTGGCTGATCTGCGTAGATTTCCTCCACCTCTATGTTATCGGTGCTGCTGCTCAGTGCGGAGTCGAGTAGGGCGGTAAAGGGTGATACTTCCAGATGACCTTTTGCCAGCAGGGTTTTGAAATTCCCGGTTAATGCTATGTGCCCAGTCGCCTCGCTTTCAATATCAGGCCGTCTCAAAATATTTGCGTTATTGGCTTGCAATTGCAGATTGATAAGACCTGAATCGGAACTGGCTGGCAGCTGTAGCTCACCTTGTAACTGGTATTGCCCTGTGTGACCATCTGAAGCTTGGCAACTATCGATATGAAGTCTGACCTGAACGGTGGATATCCCGCAGTTGATGTCTTCTACTGTAGTACCGGTAATAGTGTTGACATAAGCACCATCGGTAATATGCAGAGTACCGTTAACCAACGGATTTTCGAATGTGCCTGCCAGAGCCAGATCAGCAATAACATTGCCGCTCAGACGGTGCAGATCAGGATCAAGCAGAAACGATATTGTGTGCAGGTCCAGGGAACCTTTGATTGTTGCACTTAGTGGGGTTGTACGGTCAAGTGTCCTGGAGCTTGACAACTGATGAACGTAGGGTTGCATTGGCAACTCTACCGATAATTGACCGCTTGTGCTGTCGTTGCGGTTGAATGCCGAGGCGAGGCTGAGTGTTGAATCCTGGGTATCGGCAATTAATTGCCAGGAAAACCGGTTCTGTTCATCAGTGCCCTCAAAATTTATCCCGGTGAAGCTCGTTTCGTACAATAGTTTGCCGCTGAGTCGCGGTTCTTGCAACGTTCCTTTGGCTCTGAAGTCAGCATTGAATAGGCCTGGCTGTAATTGCCAGCCTAGGGAAGACAGCAGCTCTGAGGGTAATTGCTCCATTTGAAACTGGAAGTCAAAATGTTGTGCCTGGTGCTGACCTGAAGCAGAGAAGACCTTTTCGTTAAAGGCTTGTAAAACCAGTTTTTCGAGATTGCTCCGGCCGCGCTGGTAATCGCCCGAGGCTTCAAGTGAGATGGGTATCTTCTGATAGAAGCCATCCACAACGATGTTGCCCCTCAGGTTGGGTTGTCTGAGAGTGCCTTGTAGTGACAGCCGGGTAGTGATTGAGGCATCCAGGTTTTTCGGCAAGGTGATATCGAATAATGTCAGGACTGACAGGGGAATGGATATCGCCTCAATACTGAGATCACTTTTGAGTGTCTGTGCATTGACAGTACCTGCGATTCTGGTTTCACCACCCAGAGCATCAAGTGTGCTGTTGCTGATAGCAATAGTGTTGCCGGACTTGTTCAGGCTGCCTGTGAGTGTAAAGTCCTGTTGTCGATATTGTCCTGAAGATAAAAAGCTGATTGTTCCCTGAGGATTGCCAATCGAACCGTGCAGCATCGCTTTTGCCGAGGTTATATTGACCTGAAGTTGTTGTGGCAGCGGGATATTAAATCGTTTCAGTTGCGCCGTATTAAACTGGTCCAGATTCAGATTGGCAATCTGCACCGCGATATTGGAGGTTTCGCCTGCAAGATCCACGTTTCCTGTAGCGTCAATTCGGGTTGCCCCCTGAACTATGACCAGCTTGTTGAGCAGGACTTCACGGTTGCTCGTTGACCCTTGCCAGAGCGCTGTTACCGGCTTGTCGTTAAAAGTCGTTGCTGTTGTCAGTTCACCTTTTATAACCGGTTCTGAGGTTGTGCCCTGAATATGTAACCTGCTTGATATTTCGCCAGTCGTTAGGCTGGGAATCCAGGGATTTAGCAAATCGAGAGGAAATCGATTGGCTTCCAGCTCAAGATTCAAAGCGTCGTTGGTGCGGCTACCCGTTACGCGATGCCTTGTGTCATCAATCGTGATATCCAGTTCCCTTATATTGAAGTCAGGGGTGTTGGTATCGGACCGCTCTGTTTCGACGCTAAATAGAGCGGTTGCGGCGAGTTTGTGTTTGCCCAGAGGGAAGCTGAATGATTCAACTTCGTACAGAACGGGTGTTCCGGTTGCGGTCACTTTTACTTTAAAACCCGCTGTTATGGCCTGATTTTTTGGTAGTTGTAACAGTCTTCCTATCACCCCGCCGGGTTGTTCTTGCAAAGAACCTTCGACAGTCACCGTTTTCAGATTTTCTGTACGGCTTTTGATACTGAGGTGAGCAGGGCTGTCGTTCAGCGACTGTACGTCCAGGTTCACGGTCAGTGGGGTGTTCTTCAGCCAGCTGACATTGCCTCTGGTTGAGTAGCTTTGAAAGCCAGGGTAGTTGTCGTCTGGCATAAAGCCGACCAGGTTCAACTGAGCAATATTCAGATTGTCGAGCCTGAAGTCTTGTAAGCTAATGTTGTTGGCCCTTGTACGATTAAAAAGGGCTGACCCCTGACGCTCTCCGGGCGTACCCTCCGGCGGTGACGAAAGGTGGTGAACGTTCAGTGTGTTTGCGGCCAGGTTTTCTATCATCAGGCTTTTTTCCAGCAATGCACCGGGCTGCCATTTCAGTTCAAATTCGTGCATTTCCAACCATATCTGATCGTTACGCCGGATAGTAATATTATCCGCTTGCCAGTGTCCGAGTCGTGGCATCAACAGCTGGTCGATATTAACCTGCAATTCTCCGGAAGCATTGAGGTTGTTTATCAATATACGAGTCAGCCACAACCTGCCTGGCTCGGTGCCAAGGGTAAAAGCACAAGCGAGGCATAACACCAGAAAACTGAACAGTAGTGCAGAC is a genomic window of Pseudomonadales bacterium containing:
- a CDS encoding translocation/assembly module TamB domain-containing protein; protein product: MARPTLFPSIIRQLVKIILSALLFSFLVLCLACAFTLGTEPGRLWLTRILINNLNASGELQVNIDQLLMPRLGHWQADNITIRRNDQIWLEMHEFELKWQPGALLEKSLMIENLAANTLNVHHLSSPPEGTPGERQGSALFNRTRANNISLQDFRLDNLNIAQLNLVGFMPDDNYPGFQSYSTRGNVSWLKNTPLTVNLDVQSLNDSPAHLSIKSRTENLKTVTVEGSLQEQPGGVIGRLLQLPKNQAITAGFKVKVTATGTPVLYEVESFSFPLGKHKLAATALFSVETERSDTNTPDFNIRELDITIDDTRHRVTGSRTNDALNLELEANRFPLDLLNPWIPSLTTGEISSRLHIQGTTSEPVIKGELTTATTFNDKPVTALWQGSTSNREVLLNKLVIVQGATRIDATGNVDLAGETSNIAVQIANLNLDQFNTAQLKRFNIPLPQQLQVNITSAKAMLHGSIGNPQGTISFLSSGQYRQQDFTLTGSLNKSGNTIAISNSTLDALGGETRIAGTVNAQTLKSDLSIEAISIPLSVLTLFDITLPKNLDASITTRLSLQGTLRQPNLRGNIVVDGFYQKIPISLEASGDYQRGRSNLEKLVLQAFNEKVFSASGQHQAQHFDFQFQMEQLPSELLSSLGWQLQPGLFNADFRAKGTLQEPRLSGKLLYETSFTGINFEGTDEQNRFSWQLIADTQDSTLSLASAFNRNDSTSGQLSVELPMQPYVHQLSSSRTLDRTTPLSATIKGSLDLHTISFLLDPDLHRLSGNVIADLALAGTFENPLVNGTLHITDGAYVNTITGTTVEDINCGISTVQVRLHIDSCQASDGHTGQYQLQGELQLPASSDSGLINLQLQANNANILRRPDIESEATGHIALTGNFKTLLAKGHLEVSPFTALLDSALSSSTDNIEVEEIYADQPQPTATVSEKLNLPDVSLDLLIAANQQAYLRGRGLEAELEGKIAIKGNLQNPHYDGEFRTVRGVFEVFGKKFKLEQGSVNFANNAISLYIPGIYKKNGQQVRAELTGSNGDFRLSLSAIPAMAQDEILAFVIFGKSLQKITPFEAIQLANAVQKLRNGNNGSFDPIGTTRDILRVDSLSVGTEKTESGESGLNVGVGKYINEKVYLELERTPNPSQPWKGNIQIELTPNLNIESSTGGETGIEGVELKWKRDY